A genomic window from Cucurbita pepo subsp. pepo cultivar mu-cu-16 unplaced genomic scaffold, ASM280686v2 Cp4.1_scaffold000136, whole genome shotgun sequence includes:
- the LOC111783985 gene encoding RING-H2 finger protein ATL51-like — translation MSPPPSPELSVDVLSTVDLDFLNFAGLLILAVTIMYFIYTYYEHKYWNRSRDIEGGRSAATAAVGSSGEDRGGATAVISTRLFQYGERGMVGKNADCSICLDEFVEGEICRMLPKCKHVFHRFCIDQWLPNERHCPLCRSPVHVRFIFAHRS, via the coding sequence ATGTCTCCGCCACCTTCACCGGAGTTATCCGTCGACGTTCTATCAACTGTGGATCTCGACTTCCTAAATTTCGCCGGACTGTTGATTCTAGCGGTGACGATCATGTACTTCATTTACACCTATTACGAACATAAATACTGGAATCGAAGCCGAGATATCGAAGGCGGAAGGTCGGCGGCTACGGCGGCGGTAGGATCTTCTGGAGAGGATCGAGGAGGAGCGACGGCGGTGATTTCGACGAGGCTGTTTCAGTACGGAGAGCGAGGAATGGTAGGGAAAAATGCTGATTGTTCGATTTGCTTAGATGAATTCGTAGAAGGTGAGATTTGTCGAATGCTTCCAAAATGCAAACACGTTTTTCATCGATTTTGCATCGATCAATGGCTTCCTAATGAACGCCATTGTCCTCTCTGTCGTTCCCCTGTTCATGTTCGTTTCATTTTTGCTCATCGCTcttga